In Nitrospirota bacterium, one DNA window encodes the following:
- the gcvT gene encoding glycine cleavage system aminomethyltransferase GcvT: MKQTALHQKHLRASVKLTEFQGWQVPQAFTDAQDEHHAVRGNAGLFDVGFLGRIEVTGPAAVEFLQKMFTGNIAKIPEHSAHYCLLCNDNGGIIDDAIVFRLSNAGTSMRFLLSTNAVNAEKVLEWLTAHASSGTQISDVTGSLAQLSLQGPRSAGVLEKFLGAQFRKFKPRSLKELTLPDLPLLVARTGYTGELGYELFIAADKAETLWDSLLNAGSDFGLLPCGMASRDTLRLEMGYPSYGYDIDEKRTPLQAGLTAFVDFKKEFIGKEALLAEKAAGVREKLAGFLLTEKSAPRPGGSIFSENRQIGVVTSGAFSPALRNGIGLGYVVSRYAQPGQEIEIELRDREIVANIVELPFYRKK, from the coding sequence ATGAAACAGACTGCGCTCCACCAGAAACACCTGCGTGCTAGCGTTAAACTGACCGAGTTCCAGGGCTGGCAGGTACCGCAGGCTTTTACGGATGCCCAGGACGAGCATCATGCGGTGCGGGGCAACGCCGGCCTGTTCGACGTCGGTTTCCTGGGACGGATCGAGGTCACGGGACCGGCTGCCGTGGAGTTCCTGCAGAAGATGTTCACGGGGAACATCGCCAAGATCCCCGAACACTCTGCGCACTACTGCCTCCTGTGCAACGACAACGGCGGCATCATCGACGATGCTATCGTCTTCAGGCTCTCCAACGCCGGCACATCCATGCGCTTCCTGCTTTCGACGAATGCCGTGAACGCCGAGAAGGTCCTGGAGTGGCTCACTGCTCATGCCTCATCGGGAACACAAATCAGCGATGTGACCGGGTCCCTTGCACAGCTGTCGCTCCAGGGCCCCCGGTCGGCCGGCGTTCTTGAGAAATTCCTCGGCGCTCAGTTCAGGAAATTCAAACCCCGTTCCCTGAAGGAGCTGACCCTCCCCGACCTGCCGCTCCTCGTGGCGCGGACCGGCTACACCGGCGAGCTTGGCTATGAACTCTTTATCGCAGCCGACAAGGCTGAGACCCTCTGGGATTCGCTCCTGAACGCGGGAAGCGACTTCGGGCTGTTGCCCTGTGGTATGGCGAGCCGCGATACCCTGCGGCTCGAAATGGGCTACCCGTCCTACGGATACGATATTGACGAAAAACGCACGCCGCTCCAGGCGGGCCTGACAGCCTTCGTTGACTTTAAAAAGGAATTCATCGGTAAGGAAGCCCTGCTCGCGGAGAAGGCTGCCGGTGTGCGGGAGAAGCTCGCGGGTTTCCTCCTGACCGAGAAGAGCGCGCCCCGGCCGGGCGGCAGCATCTTCTCCGAGAACCGGCAGATCGGTGTAGTGACCAGCGGCGCATTCTCACCTGCGCTCCGGAACGGCATCGGGCTCGGCTACGTGGTGAGCCGGTACGCCCAGCCCGGCCAGGAGATCGAGATCGAACTTCGTGACAGGGAAATCGTCGCCAACATCGTGGAGCTGCCGTTCTACCGGAAGAAGTAA
- a CDS encoding heavy metal translocating P-type ATPase: METKKAVIPVRGMTCVNCAAAIQKDLSRLIGVKSTNVNYANEKAVVEFDPAVVSLDQFISSIRESGYQAVTEAVTIPVIDLDVSRVPELERTASAIDGVLNARVNATAGTVELDYIPGQISLRDIRRSIEREGFRIPVQVEGRTALDIEKEARERELHELKTKLVVSATLSVLVLIGSMQDMIPGLSLLPRRTMWFILFLLTTPVQFWAGRHFYQNAWASIKHGSTNMNTLVVVGTSAAYGYSVAITFFPGLFGHMGSHGGAYYDTSAMIITLILFGKFLEARAKSRAGEAIKKLMGLQPKTARVIREQGEHDIPIEEVEAGDLIIVRPGEKVPVDGVIRSGSSSLDESMLTGESLPVDKRTGDTVIGATINKTGTFTFEATKVGRDTMLSNIIRMVQEAQGSKAPIQRLADSISSIFVPTVISIGLVTFLIWYLLGPAETRFTLALVNFIAVLIIACPCAMGLATPTAIMVGTGKGAEHGILFKNAESLERAQRIDTIVLDKTGTLTRGEPTVTDVVANGISEQELLASAGSAEKGSEHPLGEAIVRCALGRGIALEQPDEFEALPGHGIRAIVKGKEVVLGNERLMSDRAVVLGRLAVEGEGISSRGKTPMFVAIDGKAAGIVAVADTLKEHSREAVERMKGLGLEVYMLTGDNRRTAGAIAGELGISRVLAEVLPSDKMENVRKLQAGGRVVAMVGDGINDAPALTQADVGIAIGTGTDVAIEASDVTLIKDDLRVVAEAMRLSRRTMQTIRMNLFWAFFYNVIGIPVAAGVLYPFFGAGGLLNPMFASAAMAFSSVSVVTNSLRLRKFS; the protein is encoded by the coding sequence ATGGAAACGAAAAAGGCCGTCATCCCGGTAAGAGGAATGACCTGCGTCAACTGCGCCGCGGCGATCCAGAAGGACCTGTCCAGGCTCATTGGCGTGAAAAGCACGAATGTCAACTACGCGAACGAAAAGGCCGTTGTCGAATTCGACCCTGCGGTCGTCAGCCTTGATCAATTCATCTCCAGCATCCGCGAGTCCGGTTATCAGGCAGTGACCGAAGCCGTCACCATCCCGGTCATCGATCTGGATGTCTCGCGGGTGCCTGAGCTTGAGCGAACTGCCTCGGCTATCGACGGCGTGTTGAACGCCCGGGTAAACGCGACAGCGGGCACTGTCGAGCTGGACTACATCCCTGGCCAGATAAGCCTCCGCGATATCCGCCGGTCGATCGAGCGGGAAGGCTTCCGCATACCCGTCCAGGTAGAGGGCCGTACTGCCCTGGACATCGAAAAAGAAGCGCGGGAGCGCGAGCTCCATGAGCTCAAGACGAAGCTTGTAGTGAGCGCAACCCTTTCCGTCCTCGTCCTGATCGGGAGCATGCAGGACATGATCCCGGGGCTGTCCCTCCTCCCCCGACGGACCATGTGGTTCATCCTGTTCCTGCTCACCACGCCGGTGCAGTTCTGGGCCGGCCGCCACTTCTATCAGAACGCCTGGGCCTCGATCAAACACGGCAGCACCAACATGAACACGCTTGTCGTGGTCGGGACCTCCGCGGCCTATGGGTACAGCGTTGCGATCACCTTTTTCCCCGGTCTGTTCGGGCACATGGGCAGCCACGGCGGCGCGTACTACGACACCTCGGCGATGATCATCACGCTCATCCTGTTCGGAAAGTTCCTCGAGGCCCGTGCAAAGAGCCGGGCCGGTGAAGCGATCAAGAAGCTCATGGGGCTCCAGCCAAAGACGGCGCGTGTCATCCGGGAGCAGGGCGAGCACGACATTCCGATCGAAGAGGTCGAGGCCGGCGACCTGATCATCGTGCGTCCGGGCGAGAAGGTGCCCGTGGACGGGGTGATCCGGAGCGGATCGTCCTCGCTGGACGAGTCCATGCTGACCGGCGAGAGCCTTCCCGTTGACAAACGGACAGGCGACACGGTCATCGGAGCCACGATCAACAAGACCGGAACCTTCACCTTCGAGGCGACCAAGGTAGGCCGGGACACCATGCTCAGCAATATCATCCGCATGGTCCAGGAAGCGCAGGGGTCCAAAGCGCCGATCCAGCGCCTGGCCGATTCCATTTCGAGCATCTTTGTCCCGACGGTCATCAGCATCGGCCTGGTGACGTTCCTGATCTGGTACCTCCTCGGTCCCGCCGAGACGCGGTTCACGCTTGCGCTCGTAAATTTCATCGCCGTGCTGATCATCGCCTGCCCCTGTGCCATGGGACTGGCAACGCCTACGGCTATCATGGTCGGGACCGGCAAGGGTGCCGAGCACGGCATTCTGTTCAAGAACGCCGAGAGCCTCGAACGGGCGCAGCGCATCGATACGATCGTTCTGGACAAGACCGGAACCCTGACCCGCGGCGAGCCGACCGTCACGGACGTGGTCGCGAATGGAATAAGCGAACAGGAGCTCCTTGCCTCTGCGGGTTCAGCCGAGAAAGGGTCCGAGCATCCGCTCGGAGAAGCGATCGTTCGCTGTGCTCTTGGCCGGGGCATCGCTCTCGAACAGCCTGATGAGTTCGAGGCCCTGCCGGGCCACGGAATCCGCGCGATCGTCAAGGGAAAAGAGGTCGTGCTGGGCAACGAAAGGCTCATGTCTGACAGGGCCGTGGTCCTGGGCCGTCTTGCCGTTGAGGGCGAAGGGATCTCTTCCCGGGGGAAAACTCCCATGTTCGTCGCGATCGACGGCAAGGCTGCAGGAATCGTTGCCGTTGCCGATACGCTCAAAGAGCATTCCCGGGAGGCGGTGGAGCGGATGAAGGGACTCGGCCTCGAGGTGTACATGCTGACCGGCGACAACCGGAGGACCGCTGGGGCCATTGCCGGAGAGCTCGGCATCTCCCGCGTACTGGCGGAGGTGCTGCCCTCGGACAAGATGGAGAACGTCAGGAAACTCCAGGCCGGTGGCCGGGTGGTTGCGATGGTCGGTGACGGGATCAATGACGCACCCGCGCTCACTCAGGCCGATGTCGGCATCGCGATCGGGACGGGAACCGACGTGGCGATCGAGGCCTCTGACGTGACGCTGATCAAGGACGACCTGCGCGTCGTTGCTGAGGCCATGAGGCTCTCGCGCAGGACCATGCAGACCATCAGGATGAACCTGTTCTGGGCGTTTTTCTACAACGTCATTGGCATACCCGTGGCCGCGGGCGTTCTCTACCCCTTTTTCGGGGCCGGCGGCCTGCTGAACCCCATGTTCGCCTCCGCTGCCATGGCCTTCAGTTCGGTCAGCGTTGTGACCAATTCCTTGAGATTAAGAAAATTCTCTTAA
- the mtnA gene encoding S-methyl-5-thioribose-1-phosphate isomerase: MIPTVEWKNGMVRMLDQTRLPIEVVYNECRDYQTVAQGIRELWVRGAPAIGVSAAMGLALGARQITAASFNEFWPKFEEICKFMAATRPTAVNLFWAIERIRTFVQANRDKSLEEIRDLLVQESQRMLDEDIETNRRMGGYGSVFVSDDDNIITHCNAGSIATAGYGTAEGVMRAAVEEGKKIHVYVDETRPVLQGARLTAWELMQEKIPCTLITDNMAGHFMYRDLIDLAIVGADRIARNGDLANKIGTYSLAVLCKEHGIPFYVAAPLSTIDFAMETGSLIPIEERNPREVTHIFGKVQIAPEGVAVANPAFDVTPARYVTAIITEVGAFLPQDIHKLADGKTDPEKLRIR, translated from the coding sequence ATGATCCCGACCGTGGAGTGGAAGAACGGCATGGTCCGCATGCTGGACCAGACCAGACTGCCGATCGAGGTCGTGTACAACGAATGCAGGGACTATCAGACCGTGGCGCAGGGCATCCGGGAACTCTGGGTGCGCGGCGCACCTGCCATCGGCGTCTCGGCCGCCATGGGCCTCGCGCTTGGGGCTCGACAGATCACTGCCGCCTCGTTTAACGAGTTCTGGCCGAAGTTCGAGGAGATCTGCAAGTTCATGGCGGCAACGAGGCCCACGGCCGTGAACCTGTTCTGGGCCATCGAGCGGATCCGGACGTTCGTGCAGGCCAACCGGGACAAAAGCCTCGAGGAGATCAGGGACCTGCTCGTGCAGGAGTCCCAGCGCATGCTCGACGAGGACATCGAGACGAACAGGCGCATGGGTGGCTACGGGTCGGTCTTCGTTTCCGACGATGACAACATCATCACCCATTGCAACGCTGGCTCCATTGCGACCGCGGGGTACGGCACGGCCGAGGGCGTGATGCGGGCCGCCGTGGAGGAGGGGAAGAAGATCCACGTCTACGTCGACGAGACGCGTCCCGTGCTCCAGGGCGCTCGCCTGACCGCCTGGGAGTTGATGCAGGAAAAGATACCCTGCACCCTCATCACCGACAATATGGCGGGACACTTCATGTACCGAGACCTGATCGACCTCGCGATCGTCGGCGCCGACCGCATCGCCCGGAACGGCGACCTGGCGAACAAGATCGGCACTTACAGCCTGGCCGTGCTGTGCAAGGAGCACGGCATTCCCTTCTACGTCGCGGCTCCGCTCTCCACCATCGACTTCGCCATGGAAACGGGCTCCCTGATACCCATCGAAGAGCGCAATCCTCGCGAAGTGACCCACATATTCGGCAAGGTCCAGATAGCGCCCGAAGGCGTGGCGGTCGCGAACCCGGCCTTCGACGTGACGCCGGCGCGTTATGTGACGGCCATCATCACGGAAGTCGGCGCATTTCTTCCCCAGGACATCCACAAACTTGCCGACGGAAAAACCGACCCGGAGAAGCTCAGGATACGATAA
- a CDS encoding tetratricopeptide repeat protein produces the protein MMRSLLVVILLAAACATTSGTGPDKAKMAEGYYMKGLSYVQEKKYELASVEFNRSIQTDSDYKQSYYMLGVISDSRGQYDAAIAYYKEALAIDSNYSEAYNALGTVYSKQQKWKEALKAFNRALENKLYATPHVPYLNIGRVYLAQKDYEKAIAAFREAKRYASYDFIMYELGSALFDAGRVKESITEFREGVAISPQNANLRFSLGVALVKDGNKRAAVEEFRKVAEITPGSDLARQAKDYLKTLR, from the coding sequence ATGATGCGATCGTTACTTGTTGTCATCCTTCTTGCAGCGGCCTGTGCAACCACCTCAGGCACCGGTCCGGACAAAGCTAAAATGGCCGAAGGCTATTACATGAAAGGCCTCTCCTACGTCCAGGAGAAGAAATATGAACTGGCTTCGGTAGAATTCAACCGCTCAATCCAGACGGACAGCGATTACAAGCAATCCTACTACATGCTGGGCGTGATCAGCGATAGCCGGGGACAGTATGACGCTGCAATAGCCTATTACAAGGAAGCGCTGGCGATCGATTCGAATTATTCCGAAGCCTACAATGCATTGGGCACGGTGTATTCCAAGCAGCAGAAGTGGAAGGAAGCCCTGAAGGCCTTCAACAGGGCGCTTGAGAACAAATTGTATGCGACGCCCCATGTTCCCTATCTGAACATCGGACGCGTCTACCTGGCGCAGAAGGATTACGAAAAGGCCATAGCAGCATTCCGCGAAGCAAAGCGGTATGCAAGTTACGACTTCATCATGTATGAGCTTGGATCGGCTCTCTTCGACGCGGGCAGGGTAAAGGAGTCCATCACGGAATTCCGGGAGGGGGTGGCCATATCTCCTCAGAACGCTAACCTCAGGTTCAGCCTGGGAGTTGCCCTTGTCAAGGACGGCAACAAGAGGGCGGCAGTGGAAGAGTTCCGGAAGGTCGCCGAGATTACACCCGGCAGCGATCTGGCGCGTCAGGCAAAAGATTATCTGAAGACCCTGAGGTGA
- the mtnP gene encoding S-methyl-5'-thioadenosine phosphorylase, which translates to MAQRNAGKEAIRVGVIGGSGLYEMEGLTRVRTVRLSTPFGRPSDDFIIGTLHGIRMAFLPRHGRGHRILPTDINYRANICGMKTLGVERIISVSAVGSMREEIEPGHIVIPDQFYDHTKHRRSTFFGNGIVAHVGMADPVCGTLCTTLIEAGLKVGATVHRKGTYLCMEGPQFSTRAESLTYRKWDVDVIGMTNATEAKLAREAEICYSTIALATDYDCWHHSEEAVTVEAVLEVMRHNIEASKDIIREAVRTLPEARSCSCGDALRNAIMTPQKLMPAKTKNDLAPIIGKYLKKK; encoded by the coding sequence ATGGCTCAGAGAAATGCAGGAAAAGAAGCGATCAGGGTCGGCGTGATCGGCGGAAGCGGTCTGTATGAAATGGAGGGGTTGACCAGGGTCAGGACCGTCAGGCTCTCCACCCCGTTCGGCAGGCCGTCCGACGATTTCATCATCGGAACGCTCCACGGAATCAGAATGGCATTTCTTCCGCGCCACGGCCGCGGCCACCGCATCCTTCCCACCGACATCAATTACCGGGCGAACATCTGCGGCATGAAGACGCTCGGCGTGGAACGGATCATCTCGGTGAGCGCCGTCGGCAGCATGCGGGAGGAGATCGAGCCGGGGCACATCGTCATTCCGGACCAGTTCTACGACCACACGAAACACCGCCGGTCAACGTTCTTCGGAAACGGCATCGTGGCCCATGTGGGCATGGCCGATCCGGTGTGCGGGACCCTCTGCACCACGCTCATCGAGGCGGGTCTGAAAGTAGGAGCAACGGTCCACCGCAAGGGCACCTACCTCTGCATGGAGGGGCCCCAGTTCTCGACCCGTGCCGAGTCGCTCACCTACCGGAAATGGGACGTTGACGTCATCGGGATGACGAACGCCACGGAGGCGAAGCTGGCGCGCGAAGCGGAGATCTGCTACAGCACGATCGCCCTGGCGACCGACTACGACTGCTGGCATCACAGCGAGGAGGCCGTGACGGTCGAAGCCGTTCTCGAAGTGATGAGGCACAATATCGAAGCATCCAAGGACATAATCCGGGAAGCCGTACGGACACTGCCGGAGGCCAGGTCCTGCTCCTGCGGCGATGCGCTCCGGAACGCGATCATGACTCCTCAGAAACTGATGCCGGCGAAGACGAAGAACGACCTTGCGCCGATCATCGGAAAATATTTGAAGAAGAAGTGA
- a CDS encoding Mut7-C RNAse domain-containing protein, which translates to MKFIADVMLGRLAKKLRLLGFDVLYDRSLDDNEIIRISLEHERMILTRDNGLAHRPLASRHLFIRSDIAQEQVNEVLSALPSCAGFPQPLTRCSLCNSTLIPLAKEISRDRVPDYVYHHEHDFLQCGSCGRVYWAGSHVRNMKLTGRAPGDGQ; encoded by the coding sequence ATGAAGTTCATCGCTGATGTCATGCTGGGCAGGCTTGCAAAGAAACTGAGGCTGCTCGGCTTTGACGTTCTCTATGACCGTTCGCTCGATGATAACGAGATCATCCGGATATCCCTCGAGCATGAGAGGATGATCCTTACCCGCGACAACGGCCTTGCTCACCGTCCCCTGGCCTCCCGTCACCTGTTCATCCGCTCCGACATTGCGCAGGAACAGGTGAATGAAGTGCTCTCGGCCCTTCCCTCTTGCGCCGGCTTCCCGCAGCCCCTCACCCGCTGCTCTCTCTGCAACTCGACGCTTATCCCTCTGGCGAAGGAAATATCCAGGGATCGGGTTCCCGACTACGTGTATCACCATGAGCACGATTTTCTGCAATGCGGATCGTGCGGAAGAGTTTACTGGGCAGGCAGCCATGTCAGGAACATGAAATTGACCGGCCGGGCGCCCGGCGATGGACAATGA
- the hfq gene encoding RNA chaperone Hfq: MGKSQVNLQDIFLNQMRKEKIPVTMYLVNGARLTGTIKGFDNFVILMKQDNQQLVYKHAISTIIPDKPIELLEVDAKKADQEQPVQG; this comes from the coding sequence ATGGGAAAGTCGCAGGTGAATCTTCAGGATATTTTCCTGAACCAGATGCGCAAGGAAAAGATCCCGGTTACAATGTACCTCGTGAACGGTGCGCGTCTTACGGGCACCATCAAGGGCTTTGACAACTTTGTCATCCTGATGAAGCAGGACAACCAGCAGCTCGTCTACAAACACGCGATCTCGACAATCATTCCCGACAAGCCCATCGAGCTGTTGGAGGTGGACGCGAAGAAAGCCGATCAGGAACAGCCGGTTCAGGGCTGA
- a CDS encoding PfkB family carbohydrate kinase: MSLLVVGTVALDSVKTPFGNVDNALGGSATYFSTSASYFTDVRLVAVIGEDFPKEHIQFLKSKNIDTRGLEVQTGETFRWQGEYGYDLNEARTLATHLNVLATFKPAITPDFKSSDVVFLANVDPEIQLDVLRQVNRPKLVACDTMNYWIASKPDALKRTLKEVDVLTINEAEIRQLAGEASLVKAARTVQAMGPKTVVVKQGSYGALMFNGHSVFSAPAYPLETVFDPTGAGDTFAGGFMGYLTSTMNFSEDSMRKAVIFGSVMASLNVEAFSLDRLRSLDYREIEGRYREFKQLTHFEDI; encoded by the coding sequence TTGAGTCTGCTCGTTGTCGGTACCGTCGCACTTGATTCCGTCAAGACCCCGTTCGGGAACGTTGATAACGCGCTAGGCGGTTCGGCAACGTATTTTTCCACATCTGCCAGCTATTTTACCGATGTCCGGCTGGTCGCGGTCATCGGCGAGGATTTCCCGAAGGAGCATATCCAGTTCCTGAAGAGCAAGAATATCGATACGCGCGGGCTGGAGGTTCAGACAGGCGAGACCTTCCGGTGGCAGGGCGAGTATGGTTATGACCTGAACGAGGCCAGGACGCTGGCCACCCACCTGAACGTTCTGGCGACCTTCAAGCCTGCCATCACCCCCGATTTCAAGAGTTCCGACGTCGTGTTCCTGGCGAACGTCGATCCGGAGATCCAGCTTGACGTACTGAGACAGGTCAACAGGCCGAAGCTGGTTGCCTGCGACACCATGAATTACTGGATAGCAAGCAAGCCCGACGCGCTCAAGCGGACCTTGAAGGAAGTCGATGTTCTCACGATCAACGAGGCGGAGATCCGGCAGCTAGCGGGCGAGGCAAGCCTGGTGAAGGCGGCCAGGACGGTGCAGGCCATGGGACCGAAGACCGTCGTGGTCAAGCAGGGGAGCTACGGGGCGCTTATGTTCAACGGCCACAGCGTATTCAGTGCTCCGGCGTATCCGCTCGAGACGGTTTTTGATCCTACCGGCGCGGGAGACACTTTCGCAGGCGGCTTTATGGGCTATCTCACGAGCACGATGAACTTCTCAGAGGACAGCATGCGAAAGGCCGTGATCTTCGGCAGTGTCATGGCGTCGCTTAATGTCGAGGCTTTCAGCCTCGATCGGCTCAGGAGCCTTGATTACCGGGAGATCGAGGGGCGGTACCGCGAATTCAAGCAGCTCACGCATTTCGAGGATATCTGA
- a CDS encoding RodZ domain-containing protein, with amino-acid sequence MGTLGQYLRNGREARGIDIRDAAQQTRISVNYLKALEEEDFSKLPGDVFVRGFLKNYGKFLHLDQDELQKRYAELTPKAPAAAPAAEVSAAPEEKKEPVESGPRVKRSIEPYLWGAAITISLLLLLFTSMPGRHSGKSRQQEKNAGSPFLSSLPTDSAGGTLNAGKLYLEVVAMDDTWLLVRTDTSPQKKAVLRKGESLIWSADERFLLSYGRANALKLILNGQEIEVRDAGSAPIRDLAITRTGILNPPPAPKQPQPLRPRPRPVVQNQEATGQTATNASSPLPTTPAPTDLTAPAPAPAQPVRPTITITPGD; translated from the coding sequence ATGGGTACGTTAGGCCAGTATCTACGAAACGGCCGCGAGGCCAGGGGCATCGATATCCGCGATGCGGCCCAGCAGACGCGAATCAGCGTCAATTACCTGAAAGCCCTTGAAGAGGAGGATTTTTCAAAACTGCCCGGCGACGTGTTCGTCAGGGGGTTTCTGAAGAATTACGGAAAGTTCCTCCACCTGGACCAGGACGAGCTGCAGAAACGATACGCAGAACTCACACCCAAGGCCCCGGCTGCCGCACCCGCTGCAGAGGTCAGCGCGGCTCCAGAAGAGAAGAAGGAACCTGTGGAGAGCGGCCCCCGGGTGAAAAGGTCCATCGAACCTTATCTTTGGGGAGCTGCGATCACTATCTCATTGCTCCTGCTCCTGTTCACGTCCATGCCCGGCAGGCATAGCGGTAAGAGTCGTCAGCAGGAGAAGAACGCCGGCTCCCCCTTCCTGTCGTCTCTTCCGACGGACTCAGCCGGCGGAACGTTGAACGCCGGCAAGCTCTATCTTGAAGTCGTGGCGATGGATGACACATGGCTGCTGGTCCGCACCGATACGAGCCCGCAAAAGAAGGCAGTGCTGAGAAAAGGAGAAAGCCTGATCTGGAGCGCCGACGAGCGGTTTCTCCTGAGCTATGGCCGTGCAAATGCGTTGAAACTGATCCTGAACGGCCAGGAGATTGAAGTACGGGATGCAGGGAGCGCACCGATCAGGGACCTTGCCATAACGCGCACGGGTATCCTGAACCCCCCGCCTGCCCCGAAACAGCCGCAACCCCTCCGTCCGAGGCCGAGACCCGTGGTGCAAAACCAGGAGGCAACCGGACAGACCGCTACGAACGCCTCGTCGCCCCTTCCGACCACGCCTGCCCCAACTGATCTAACTGCGCCGGCGCCTGCCCCCGCCCAGCCGGTCCGCCCTACCATTACGATCACTCCGGGTGATTGA
- the miaA gene encoding tRNA (adenosine(37)-N6)-dimethylallyltransferase MiaA has translation MSEQKPILIIAGPTAVGKTDASIQLARELGAEIVSADSMQIYRSLDIGTAKPTAEQRRLVYHHLIDIVEPDQPYSVGDYLRDARTAIEGILSSGGVPLVVGGTGLYIRALTRGLFYGPPADLDLREQLLKRESEDPGCLYSDLVKVDPEAAVKIHPNDLRRTVRALEVFYLRDRKLSDFHREHAFQDAPYRFTLVFLARSRAELYPRIERRVEQMLSAGLEDEVKALRERGYDPELPSLQGLGYQHFMNFFLGRTTREEAIMLLKRDTRRFAKRQFTWFRREPNAVWIDVTGLTEPGEIGARIKKSVDISNKLV, from the coding sequence ATGTCCGAGCAGAAACCTATCCTGATCATTGCCGGGCCGACTGCCGTAGGCAAGACGGACGCCTCGATCCAGCTGGCCCGGGAACTGGGCGCGGAGATCGTGAGCGCCGATTCGATGCAGATCTACCGCTCCCTGGACATCGGCACGGCGAAGCCGACTGCTGAGCAGCGGAGGCTGGTCTATCATCATCTGATCGACATCGTCGAGCCGGATCAGCCCTACAGCGTGGGCGACTATCTCCGTGACGCGCGGACTGCCATCGAGGGTATCCTTTCCTCGGGAGGAGTCCCCCTGGTTGTCGGCGGCACGGGGTTGTACATACGGGCGCTTACCCGCGGCCTGTTCTACGGGCCTCCGGCGGACCTGGATCTCCGGGAACAACTCCTCAAACGGGAATCGGAGGACCCCGGCTGCCTCTATTCCGACCTGGTGAAGGTCGATCCCGAGGCTGCCGTCAAGATCCATCCGAATGATCTCCGGAGAACGGTCCGGGCGCTTGAGGTGTTCTATCTGCGTGACCGGAAGCTCTCGGATTTTCACCGCGAGCATGCGTTCCAGGACGCACCGTACCGGTTCACCCTGGTTTTCCTGGCGAGAAGCAGGGCGGAGCTGTATCCCCGCATCGAGCGACGGGTCGAGCAGATGCTTTCGGCGGGGCTCGAGGACGAAGTGAAGGCGCTCCGGGAGAGGGGCTACGACCCCGAACTTCCGTCCCTGCAGGGCCTCGGGTATCAGCACTTCATGAACTTCTTTCTCGGCAGGACGACGCGGGAGGAGGCGATCATGCTGCTCAAGCGTGATACCAGGCGCTTTGCGAAGCGGCAGTTCACCTGGTTTCGGCGGGAACCGAATGCTGTGTGGATCGACGTGACCGGCCTGACCGAACCCGGGGAAATTGGGGCGCGAATAAAGAAATCCGTTGATATTTCAAATAAGTTAGTATAA